From candidate division KSB1 bacterium, a single genomic window includes:
- a CDS encoding PQQ-binding-like beta-propeller repeat protein: MKVITSTISILPLVCLLEAHLVFARSNPDSYTRKDRAETSKAMLNDFRINDDTGAAVQERPALAMTPGGYAVACWCDKRNGNEDIYFQIADNVGRPVKDNQLANDDGGSSSQRAPDIAVNKLGQFVIVWQDSRNGNSDIYGRRFAANGTALGASFKVNDDATIQSQNEPAVAMDSVGNFIVCWADNRSGSGSFLIYAQRYDSTGAALGTNFQVAPLHGVLQVRPAVAMNPGGDFVIAWMESMTAAVYDVFAATFNRDGSRHYDAFEVSTHPDQATWAEAPAVALKDDGEFMICWHYAVSGGHNNVYGRAYRNTATAYGDPFMVNQSDLFEENYHPAVVAINRMDLYLVVWNSTHEGTSDIYGRYFDSSGVPRYIGYRINDVTGSQRNAAPAFDERGIMLFVWEDDRRGNADIYGCWIGTNMPLNFTVGSGFDGCVPISWSHSYADERVVSYRILRSLTYTGGYEPIAVIAPATRPFPKLMLDYIDTDVENGTTYYYIVTAEVAGGEFSERQAATPSAAGHTIRARWAYNAVTIDGQIASGEWNDARAVNIANPDAPKPIFLYLKNDHTRLYLAVDDPNDVIVDPANILYFVFDQDNDNRWDPSGMVTEGAIAFNSSAVAYSSYGGDYPETFTMAAASVPTGVAGVLSAASGHVQYELSLDLTTSPLTAGPGETIGAFIWVDDPGAFYPYHVGNAGEWPAGALWDAATSLGNLTLAREPGPVVTNFDWPMVNGGPLRWSWAVGETQLYPPFGYTADFSIGSATAAYPVYFDNTLYASLDGFPNRLIAYDVKSQTELWHFDIPYSDGDCLCTPAVNDCTVFIGGQLGRGLYALNRWTGEQKWLKEIGSLFRHHPIVDETFVYVLCHDSLYCLRADHGRTVWSYPAAVATNSSYTPLVDGQQVYAVINGELWAFEKQTGAPRWHVPNDYGSLVADADLIYSIHGNQVMARTKTTGTLFWAYTFPDALIEHVGSVLALSDDALCFALERNNSNSKAELYVLDKATGAYRWHYTFSGRGNFFPTIANDIVYGVLGAYGENGDGSLWGFDINTGGVVFYDHSVRYARQPIVAGHTLFVPSAGVIKAFGNQPVTVRQTDSTVQPQRFALAQNYPNPFNPETVISYVLPTAVDVKLTICNPLGQVIAALVDERQVAGNYRITWNGLDQTGAPASSGLYFCILRCGDQIQSRKILLLK, from the coding sequence ATGAAAGTGATAACCAGCACCATCTCCATTCTTCCATTGGTCTGCCTTTTGGAGGCGCATCTTGTTTTCGCTCGCTCCAATCCTGATTCTTATACAAGAAAAGATCGGGCAGAAACTTCCAAAGCAATGCTCAATGATTTTAGAATCAATGATGACACCGGTGCGGCGGTGCAGGAGCGGCCGGCGCTGGCGATGACGCCGGGTGGCTACGCTGTCGCCTGCTGGTGCGACAAGCGCAATGGCAACGAAGACATCTATTTCCAAATCGCTGACAACGTCGGCCGTCCGGTGAAGGATAATCAGCTGGCCAACGACGATGGCGGTAGTAGCTCTCAGCGGGCGCCGGATATCGCTGTTAATAAGCTGGGACAATTTGTAATCGTCTGGCAGGACAGCCGCAACGGCAACAGTGACATCTATGGCCGGCGCTTCGCCGCCAACGGCACGGCCCTCGGCGCCAGTTTCAAGGTCAATGACGATGCGACCATCCAGTCGCAGAACGAACCCGCCGTGGCTATGGATAGCGTGGGCAATTTTATCGTTTGCTGGGCGGATAACCGCAGCGGCAGCGGCTCATTCTTGATTTATGCCCAGCGCTACGACTCTACCGGCGCCGCGCTTGGTACAAACTTTCAGGTCGCTCCGCTTCATGGTGTTCTTCAGGTAAGACCAGCGGTAGCCATGAATCCCGGCGGCGATTTCGTCATCGCCTGGATGGAATCAATGACTGCAGCGGTGTACGATGTTTTTGCGGCGACTTTCAATCGCGACGGCTCCAGGCACTATGATGCGTTCGAGGTCAGCACGCACCCCGATCAGGCAACCTGGGCCGAAGCGCCGGCCGTAGCTCTTAAAGATGATGGCGAGTTCATGATCTGCTGGCACTACGCGGTCAGCGGCGGCCACAATAATGTCTACGGCCGCGCCTATCGCAACACCGCCACGGCTTACGGCGATCCATTCATGGTAAATCAAAGCGACCTGTTCGAAGAGAATTATCATCCAGCCGTAGTTGCTATTAATCGTATGGACTTGTATCTCGTGGTGTGGAACAGCACGCACGAAGGCACGTCGGATATCTACGGCCGGTATTTCGATTCCAGTGGCGTCCCCCGATACATTGGCTATCGCATCAACGACGTTACCGGTTCGCAGCGGAACGCAGCCCCAGCTTTTGACGAACGCGGCATTATGCTTTTTGTCTGGGAAGATGACCGCCGCGGCAATGCGGACATCTATGGCTGCTGGATCGGGACGAATATGCCGCTCAATTTTACAGTCGGCAGCGGTTTTGATGGCTGTGTGCCCATTTCGTGGAGTCATTCGTATGCGGATGAGAGGGTTGTTTCCTACCGCATTTTACGAAGCCTGACTTACACCGGCGGCTACGAGCCAATCGCGGTCATCGCTCCAGCCACGCGGCCATTTCCAAAGTTGATGCTGGATTACATCGACACGGATGTGGAAAATGGCACCACGTACTATTATATAGTCACTGCGGAAGTTGCAGGCGGGGAATTCAGCGAGCGACAGGCGGCCACGCCGTCTGCGGCCGGCCATACGATCCGCGCCCGCTGGGCCTACAATGCCGTCACCATCGATGGGCAGATCGCATCCGGGGAATGGAACGATGCCCGGGCCGTCAACATCGCCAATCCCGACGCGCCGAAACCGATTTTTCTCTACCTGAAAAACGACCATACTAGGTTGTACCTGGCCGTCGACGATCCCAACGATGTCATCGTCGATCCAGCCAACATCCTGTACTTCGTTTTCGATCAGGACAACGACAATCGCTGGGACCCTAGCGGCATGGTCACTGAAGGCGCAATCGCCTTCAACAGCAGCGCGGTCGCCTATTCCAGTTATGGCGGTGACTATCCCGAAACGTTCACCATGGCTGCAGCGAGCGTACCTACGGGCGTTGCTGGCGTTCTCTCTGCTGCTAGCGGCCACGTGCAGTACGAACTGAGCCTCGATCTGACCACCAGCCCGTTGACGGCCGGGCCGGGTGAGACGATTGGCGCCTTCATCTGGGTTGACGATCCCGGCGCGTTTTATCCTTACCATGTCGGCAACGCCGGCGAATGGCCGGCTGGCGCGTTATGGGATGCGGCGACGTCGCTCGGCAATCTCACGCTCGCCAGAGAGCCGGGGCCGGTGGTCACCAATTTTGACTGGCCGATGGTCAATGGCGGGCCACTGCGATGGTCCTGGGCCGTTGGTGAAACACAGCTGTATCCGCCGTTTGGGTATACCGCTGACTTTTCCATTGGCTCCGCCACTGCCGCCTATCCCGTCTATTTTGACAATACGCTGTACGCCAGTCTCGATGGATTTCCCAATCGGCTGATCGCGTATGACGTGAAATCACAAACCGAATTATGGCATTTCGATATTCCATACAGCGACGGCGACTGTTTGTGTACGCCAGCCGTGAATGATTGCACCGTCTTTATTGGGGGCCAATTGGGGCGCGGGTTGTACGCGCTCAATCGCTGGACGGGTGAACAAAAGTGGCTGAAAGAAATTGGCTCCTTATTTCGCCATCACCCCATCGTCGATGAAACGTTTGTCTATGTCCTGTGTCATGATTCCCTGTATTGCCTGCGGGCGGATCATGGCCGGACGGTTTGGTCTTACCCGGCCGCTGTCGCAACGAATTCATCCTACACGCCGCTGGTCGACGGACAGCAGGTGTACGCTGTAATCAATGGTGAATTGTGGGCGTTTGAAAAACAGACCGGTGCCCCCCGTTGGCATGTTCCCAATGATTATGGCTCGCTGGTCGCCGATGCCGACCTGATCTACTCAATCCACGGAAATCAAGTAATGGCGCGAACCAAAACTACAGGCACACTGTTCTGGGCTTACACCTTTCCGGATGCGCTTATTGAGCATGTCGGTAGCGTGTTAGCTCTCTCCGATGACGCGCTCTGTTTCGCTCTTGAGCGGAATAACAGCAATAGCAAGGCGGAGTTGTATGTGCTAGACAAAGCCACGGGTGCGTATCGCTGGCATTATACTTTTTCCGGCAGAGGCAATTTTTTCCCCACTATTGCGAATGATATCGTGTACGGCGTGCTTGGCGCTTATGGCGAGAATGGCGATGGCTCATTGTGGGGATTTGACATCAACACCGGCGGCGTGGTGTTTTATGATCATTCCGTTCGTTATGCTCGGCAACCGATTGTCGCCGGGCATACCCTGTTTGTCCCCTCGGCCGGGGTGATAAAGGCATTCGGCAATCAACCAGTTACGGTGCGCCAGACAGACTCCACCGTTCAGCCACAACGGTTCGCGCTGGCACAGAATTATCCCAACCCGTTTAATCCGGAAACCGTCATTAGCTATGTATTGCCCACCGCAGTAGACGTGAAATTGACGATATGTAACCCGTTAGGACAGGTAATTGCGGCATTAGTTGATGAAAGGCAAGTTGCCGGCAATTATCGCATCACTTGGAACGGTCTCGATCAAACTGGGGCTCCAGCATCTTCAGGGCTTTATTTCTGCATATTAAGATGCGGCGATCAAATTCAGAGTAGGAAAATCCTACTCCTAAAGTAA
- the rpsT gene encoding 30S ribosomal protein S20 yields MAHHRSAFKRIRTSAKAAAANRHYRSMMRTAIKKVVLATDKVSAEQAYRQACSILDKLSLRGVIHKNKAANAKSRLARRINALA; encoded by the coding sequence ATGGCACATCACCGTTCAGCATTCAAGCGAATTCGTACAAGCGCCAAGGCAGCGGCAGCAAATCGCCATTATCGCTCGATGATGCGCACGGCCATCAAGAAAGTGGTCCTGGCAACGGACAAAGTGTCCGCCGAGCAAGCGTACCGGCAGGCGTGTTCGATACTTGACAAGTTGTCCCTGCGGGGCGTCATTCACAAGAACAAAGCGGCAAATGCCAAGTCGCGCTTGGCGCGGAGGATTAACGCGTTAGCGTGA
- the guaB gene encoding IMP dehydrogenase, giving the protein MSEKILYEGLTFDDVLLIPAHSEVLPREVNTKSRFSRHIEINIPLVSAAMDTVTEAEMGIAIAREGGIGIIHKNMPIEDQAAEVDKVKRYESGMILDPITLAPDRKVSEAVELMQRFRISGVPIVDGGKVVGILTNRDLRFETDLSQPVHRVMTKGRLITAPPGTTLEEAERILRKHKVEKLLIVDEENRLKGLITVKDILGRKRYPNAAKDDHGRLRVGAAVGVASDTMERAEALLAAGVDVLVVDTAHGHSQGVITTVKKLRKTFPQAEIVAGNVATAAGAQALIEAGVDAVKVGIGPGSICTTRVVAGVGVPQLTAIMQCAAVCQRYGVPLIADGGIKQTGDIAKAIGAGADSVMLGNLLAGTEESPGEVVFLEGRSYKVYRAMGSLSAMRGGRGDRYFQEGVRDVKKLVPEGVEGRVPYRGKVSDCIYQMVGGLRAAMGYCGARTITELKERARFVRITNAGLRESHPHDVIITTEAPNYNPPQG; this is encoded by the coding sequence ATGTCGGAAAAAATCCTTTACGAAGGCCTTACGTTTGATGATGTCCTGTTGATTCCCGCCCACTCCGAGGTGTTGCCGAGGGAGGTGAACACCAAAAGCCGTTTCTCTCGTCACATCGAGATCAACATTCCGCTAGTGAGCGCGGCCATGGACACGGTGACCGAAGCGGAGATGGGCATCGCCATTGCCCGTGAGGGTGGCATCGGCATTATTCACAAGAACATGCCCATTGAAGACCAAGCTGCGGAGGTGGACAAGGTCAAGCGCTACGAAAGCGGCATGATTCTGGATCCTATCACCCTTGCCCCCGACCGCAAGGTTTCTGAGGCCGTGGAGCTCATGCAACGCTTTCGCATCTCCGGTGTTCCTATCGTGGACGGCGGCAAGGTCGTGGGCATTCTCACCAACCGCGACCTCCGGTTCGAAACCGACCTCTCGCAGCCGGTGCACCGGGTGATGACCAAGGGGCGCCTGATTACGGCGCCGCCTGGTACCACCCTGGAGGAGGCGGAGCGTATCCTGCGCAAGCACAAGGTGGAAAAACTCCTGATTGTCGACGAAGAGAATCGTCTCAAGGGGCTGATTACGGTCAAGGATATTTTGGGTCGCAAGCGCTATCCCAATGCGGCCAAGGATGACCACGGCCGTTTGCGGGTGGGTGCAGCAGTGGGCGTGGCCTCAGACACTATGGAGCGCGCCGAAGCGCTGCTGGCCGCCGGGGTGGATGTGCTGGTGGTGGACACGGCCCACGGTCACTCCCAAGGTGTTATCACTACGGTGAAGAAGCTGCGGAAGACGTTTCCACAGGCGGAGATCGTAGCGGGTAATGTGGCCACTGCCGCGGGTGCCCAGGCGCTCATCGAGGCGGGTGTGGATGCGGTCAAGGTGGGCATCGGGCCGGGTTCCATCTGCACCACCCGCGTGGTAGCAGGCGTGGGCGTGCCGCAATTGACGGCCATCATGCAGTGTGCGGCTGTGTGTCAGCGCTACGGTGTGCCCCTCATTGCCGATGGGGGTATCAAGCAGACCGGCGATATTGCCAAGGCTATTGGCGCCGGCGCCGATAGCGTCATGCTCGGTAATCTGTTGGCCGGCACGGAGGAAAGCCCGGGCGAAGTCGTCTTTCTGGAGGGAAGGAGTTACAAGGTCTACCGCGCCATGGGGTCGCTTTCCGCCATGCGCGGCGGGCGCGGCGATCGCTACTTCCAAGAAGGCGTGCGGGACGTCAAGAAGCTCGTTCCGGAGGGAGTAGAAGGACGCGTGCCGTATCGTGGGAAGGTGAGCGACTGCATCTACCAGATGGTGGGCGGATTGCGTGCGGCGATGGGCTACTGCGGCGCACGTACCATCACCGAGCTGAAGGAGCGAGCACGCTTCGTGCGCATTACCAACGCCGGCCTTCGCGAGAGCCACCCCCATGACGTCATCATCACCACCGAGGCTCCGAATTACAACCCGCCCCAAGGGTGA
- the hutH gene encoding histidine ammonia-lyase, with translation MRPVVELDGNSLTLEAFQEVAQGRASLSVARAALAAMRVSRRCVEQAIEQHRVLYGVTTGFGKLATVTIPPEDIDRLQYNLLVSHATGTGDPLPETTVRGVMVLKANSLAKGLSGCRPQVVEALVELVNRGVTPVMPEKGSVGASGDLAPLAHMALVLIGEGEAVYDNVRMSGKEALARAGIEPLCLAAKEGLALINGTQVMTAILALALLEFELLLKVADIAAAISVEAMLGTATAFDPRIHRARGLAGQMASAHNVWRLLHNSPIVASHRQCHKVQDQYSLRCVPQVHGAAREAAQFVRQIVSAEINAATDNPLVFAQDETVLSGGNFHGQPIALAADTLAIAAAQIANMAERRTHDLLDPAASGLPAFLTPQPGLNSGLMIAQVTSASLVSENKVLAHPASVDSIPTSANQENFVSMGTWAARKAAEVVENCRHVLAIELLCGCQAIDLRRPLRPGPGTGAVHSLVREHVPFLAKDRPLCGDIETIKALITDGSVVKAAEQVVGAL, from the coding sequence ATGAGGCCAGTCGTAGAGCTGGACGGCAATTCCCTGACGCTGGAAGCGTTCCAGGAGGTGGCACAGGGGCGAGCCTCGTTGAGCGTTGCCCGCGCGGCACTGGCCGCCATGCGGGTGAGCCGGCGGTGTGTGGAGCAGGCGATTGAACAGCACCGAGTGCTCTACGGTGTCACCACCGGCTTTGGCAAACTTGCCACCGTTACAATCCCTCCCGAGGATATCGATCGGTTGCAGTACAATCTCCTGGTGAGCCATGCCACAGGAACTGGTGATCCGCTGCCGGAGACCACGGTGCGCGGGGTCATGGTGCTCAAGGCGAATAGTCTGGCCAAGGGGCTCTCTGGCTGCCGGCCGCAGGTGGTGGAGGCCCTGGTGGAGCTAGTCAATCGGGGCGTGACACCCGTGATGCCCGAAAAGGGTTCGGTGGGGGCTTCTGGGGACCTCGCACCTCTGGCCCACATGGCGCTGGTGCTAATCGGGGAGGGGGAGGCAGTGTATGACAACGTGCGAATGAGCGGCAAAGAGGCGCTGGCGCGCGCGGGGATCGAGCCCCTTTGCTTGGCGGCCAAGGAAGGGTTGGCCCTCATTAATGGCACGCAAGTGATGACCGCCATTCTGGCCCTGGCTCTGTTGGAGTTTGAGCTCCTGCTCAAGGTGGCGGACATTGCTGCTGCCATCTCCGTTGAAGCGATGCTGGGCACGGCCACTGCGTTTGACCCGCGTATCCACCGTGCGCGGGGCCTGGCCGGGCAGATGGCCTCGGCCCACAATGTGTGGCGCCTGCTGCACAATAGTCCCATCGTGGCCTCCCATCGCCAGTGTCACAAGGTCCAGGATCAGTACAGCCTCCGCTGTGTGCCCCAGGTGCACGGGGCGGCCCGGGAAGCGGCGCAGTTTGTGCGACAGATTGTGAGCGCCGAAATCAATGCGGCAACCGATAACCCGTTGGTCTTTGCGCAGGATGAAACTGTGCTTTCCGGGGGCAACTTTCACGGTCAGCCCATTGCGCTAGCTGCCGATACGCTAGCCATCGCCGCTGCGCAGATTGCCAACATGGCAGAACGACGCACTCACGACTTGCTGGACCCAGCGGCCAGTGGCCTGCCGGCTTTCTTGACGCCTCAGCCCGGCCTCAACTCCGGTCTGATGATTGCCCAGGTCACTTCGGCCAGTTTGGTGTCGGAGAACAAGGTCCTTGCCCACCCAGCCTCGGTGGATTCGATTCCCACGTCCGCAAACCAGGAGAACTTTGTCAGTATGGGCACCTGGGCGGCACGCAAGGCGGCCGAGGTGGTGGAAAACTGCCGCCACGTGTTGGCTATCGAACTCCTCTGTGGGTGCCAGGCCATCGACCTGCGCCGGCCATTGCGCCCAGGTCCAGGCACAGGAGCGGTGCATTCCCTGGTACGCGAACACGTGCCGTTTCTCGCTAAGGATCGCCCCTTGTGTGGCGACATCGAAACCATAAAAGCGCTTATCACCGACGGCAGCGTGGTCAAGGCGGCTGAGCAGGTGGTGGGTGCACTGTGA
- a CDS encoding lytic transglycosylase domain-containing protein, which yields MATGENRVKHEGGAARKRLLLIAGIVLTSSCMVGFSGRIVRPVRKVEVTMPAQVAQARALAQVHAKHEMNVQKIAAIVRRYNPKLPPERVRAISREIYDMSLKYDNLDPDLICATITHESARTWDSTVVSPAGAMGLMQIMPATGAYLAELEGIEWTTAEEILFNPIYNIRLGCRYLSMLIEAYEVDGGLAAYNSGPKRAEMWLASNRNNKILYRETRGYIPAVLRLYDQFKNSEGVL from the coding sequence ATGGCAACCGGAGAGAACAGAGTAAAGCATGAGGGGGGAGCGGCTCGGAAGAGGCTTCTCCTCATTGCGGGGATTGTTCTTACCTCTTCCTGCATGGTAGGTTTTTCTGGGCGCATCGTGCGCCCGGTACGGAAGGTGGAAGTAACCATGCCGGCGCAGGTTGCCCAGGCGCGCGCATTGGCGCAGGTGCATGCTAAACACGAAATGAACGTCCAAAAGATCGCCGCGATTGTCCGCCGCTACAATCCCAAGCTGCCACCTGAGAGGGTGCGAGCCATTAGCCGGGAAATCTATGATATGAGCCTTAAGTACGATAATCTTGACCCGGATCTGATCTGCGCGACGATCACCCACGAGAGTGCGCGGACGTGGGACTCCACGGTAGTTTCACCTGCCGGGGCTATGGGCCTGATGCAGATCATGCCGGCAACCGGCGCTTACTTGGCCGAGCTGGAGGGCATTGAGTGGACCACGGCCGAGGAGATTCTTTTCAACCCTATCTACAACATACGCCTCGGGTGTCGATACCTCTCCATGCTCATCGAGGCCTACGAGGTCGATGGAGGCCTTGCCGCATACAACAGCGGGCCGAAGCGGGCGGAGATGTGGCTGGCAAGCAATAGGAACAACAAGATACTGTACCGCGAAACCCGCGGCTACATTCCTGCGGTACTCCGTTTGTACGACCAGTTCAAGAATTCGGAAGGCGTACTCTGA
- a CDS encoding response regulator, translated as MVRRDSVDILVVEDEADVAAGLAGSLRRLEGVRSVKITESAELALEELRRRSYALVLCDVRLKGMDGLELLSRVRQAQSPTRVLMMTAFASEHIRLHARRLGADGLLEKPFDLQLLHQEVRRVLRTARREQPSGALRLGGASGQTRHASLGSLGESEA; from the coding sequence ATGGTGAGGCGAGATTCAGTGGATATTCTAGTTGTAGAGGATGAAGCGGATGTTGCAGCGGGCCTGGCAGGTTCTCTGCGGCGGCTGGAAGGCGTGCGATCGGTGAAGATCACGGAGTCAGCAGAGTTGGCCCTGGAGGAGCTCCGTAGACGATCGTACGCACTGGTGCTGTGCGACGTACGGCTGAAAGGAATGGACGGGCTGGAACTCCTATCGCGGGTCCGGCAGGCGCAATCGCCGACCCGGGTGCTAATGATGACTGCTTTCGCGAGCGAGCACATTAGGCTCCACGCGCGGCGACTGGGGGCAGACGGCCTGCTCGAAAAGCCCTTTGATTTGCAGCTGTTGCACCAAGAGGTGAGGCGCGTGCTCCGTACCGCCCGTAGAGAACAACCCTCGGGGGCTCTGCGCCTAGGCGGGGCCTCAGGTCAGACCCGTCATGCATCCTTGGGGTCGTTGGGAGAAAGTGAGGCATAG
- a CDS encoding sigma-54 dependent transcriptional regulator, with the protein MRAHLLIVEDNRDMCQTLADVMRREGYSVRTAFSGEEAIEILEKYPVDLVLLDLRLPKMDGLQVLAHIKEVDPDVLVIMITAVSDPRPAVAAMKAGAYDYLNKPFELDELKLVVAKALETIRLKLEVSHLKAQQRLRSPLTELYGDSPQMQEVRRLIEIVSQTPKTSVLIQGESGTGKELVADAIHRNSVRADKPLVKVNCAAIPENLLESELFGHERGAFTDAKTTKKGIFELAHGGTIFLDEISSMSPALQPKLLRVLESGSFRRVGGTTDIEVDVRIIAATNRDLAQCVREGSFREDLYFRLKVMVIDLPPLRQHPEDILPLAKIFLEADNREFNKHIRGIDKEAQRLLLEYPWPGNVRELKNVIERAVILCQGDLITPDLLHLGPLPFAPKELAPPSISQETPDALDEVEKRHILQVLEKYGGNKSMAARALNISRSTLREKLKSYGIE; encoded by the coding sequence ATGCGCGCCCACCTGCTCATAGTCGAAGACAACCGGGATATGTGCCAGACCCTGGCCGATGTGATGCGCCGAGAGGGCTACAGTGTGCGCACGGCTTTCTCCGGCGAGGAAGCTATTGAGATCCTGGAAAAGTACCCGGTAGACCTGGTGCTGCTGGACTTGCGGCTGCCAAAGATGGACGGCCTGCAGGTATTGGCCCACATCAAGGAGGTTGACCCGGACGTGTTGGTGATCATGATCACCGCCGTGTCGGACCCGCGACCAGCAGTGGCTGCCATGAAGGCGGGGGCGTACGACTATCTGAACAAGCCCTTCGAATTGGACGAACTGAAGCTGGTGGTGGCCAAGGCCCTGGAGACTATTCGACTCAAGCTCGAAGTGTCTCACCTGAAGGCCCAGCAGCGGCTCCGCTCGCCATTGACCGAGCTTTACGGCGACAGTCCTCAGATGCAGGAGGTCCGGCGCCTCATCGAAATTGTCAGTCAGACACCCAAGACCTCGGTCCTCATCCAGGGGGAAAGCGGCACAGGTAAGGAGTTAGTTGCGGACGCTATCCATCGCAACAGCGTGCGGGCGGACAAGCCGTTGGTGAAGGTCAACTGCGCGGCTATCCCAGAGAACCTCCTGGAAAGCGAGCTCTTCGGCCATGAACGAGGCGCGTTCACGGACGCGAAAACGACTAAGAAGGGAATCTTTGAGCTGGCTCACGGCGGCACCATTTTTCTCGACGAAATATCATCCATGAGCCCGGCTCTGCAGCCCAAGCTGTTGCGGGTGTTGGAGAGCGGCAGCTTCCGCCGGGTGGGGGGCACCACCGACATTGAGGTGGATGTGCGCATCATCGCGGCCACCAATCGCGATCTGGCGCAATGCGTGCGCGAGGGGTCGTTCCGCGAGGACCTCTACTTCCGCCTGAAGGTGATGGTCATCGATTTGCCGCCGCTGCGACAGCACCCGGAGGACATCCTCCCGTTGGCCAAGATCTTCTTGGAAGCTGACAACCGCGAGTTCAACAAGCACATCCGTGGCATCGACAAGGAGGCACAGCGGCTGCTCTTGGAGTATCCTTGGCCTGGCAATGTGCGCGAGCTGAAGAATGTGATCGAGCGCGCCGTCATTCTTTGTCAAGGGGACCTGATCACGCCTGATCTTCTACACTTGGGGCCGCTCCCCTTTGCCCCCAAGGAATTAGCGCCGCCGTCGATTTCTCAGGAGACGCCCGACGCGCTTGATGAGGTGGAGAAACGGCACATCCTGCAAGTGCTGGAAAAGTACGGCGGCAACAAATCCATGGCCGCTCGCGCCCTCAATATCTCCCGCTCCACTTTGCGCGAAAAACTCAAGAGTTACGGCATAGAGTAA